CGCTTGAAGCCCTTGAGGCGATCATGGATCTGGGCACTGAAAGCGCCATGAACCGGTACAATAATGTTGGCGATACATCCATATCTTAAAATTTTTTTCGGCCTGGTGTTTTTGCTTTTGGGGCTGGGCTATGTGTATAAGCCGGAAATAATAGAGCGCTTAAACCGTCTGCTTAAAGAAACTCTGTTAAACGATTCATATGCCGCCCTTCACCGCAAGGAATTGGGGTTGCTGTTTGTACTCATGGGCATTCTGCTGTTGTATATGGGTTTCTCGCACCTGAACGGGTGATAGGGCCAAATTCCTCAAGCGGCCCCTGAGCGCCGCGAACGGAAAAATTCAACCCTATGGCCTTCAGCCGGCCAACTGAATCTTTATAGATAGAACGAAAAAAGCCTTCCGTTTTTGAAACGGGAGGCTTTTTTGTCTTAGGCGCAAATACGTCAACTGTTTTTTACCGGTTTTGGCTTCGCGGAGTTTGAGAGCATAAACAGCCACACCAGCTTGTCGGTTGAACGGAGCAGACGGCCCCAACTTTGCTCCAGTTTCGGAGTTTTGGGCAAAAGCTGGCGTTTGCCGTTTTCAGTATCGTACTTTTTTGTTATTTCTTCCCAGGTCATATACCCCCCCCTGCTATCTTCCCCTGAAAATATTATACAACAATCTTTAAGAACGTTCAGGGCCTTTTGGCCCAAATGTCAATAGGACTAAGGGGCAGTCGGGGGGGGCAGGTTACCGGTAACTGATTGCCGATTACTTAGGCTCTTCTCACCTGGCCGCAGTGTCCAGGATCAATTCAATATCCTTTTTTCTGAACAATACCGGCCTTTTGAGTTCGCCTTTTATATCCCCCGGCTTGAAAACTCCCAGCTCCCCGTGGGTGTTCAGGAACGCTTCCAGAAAAAGCGATTTTGTCAGCAGCTCCGGCAGTATCAGATTTTCAGAAGCCATCCTGAAATCGATCGGAAAAACCGGGTTGATGATTTTTGTAACGGCTACAGGCACCCCGCCCATGTTACGGGCCACCACAAAAAGCATGGTGTTTGGACGGGAAGCCGCCTCCGCCAGGCGCTCCGTTATTTCCACCCTTCCTCGAAGGTCGAAAGCCTGTTTAAGAAAATACGGATAGCCAAGCCGCACCATGGCAAAAAGCGCGGAGCCGGAGAGCAGCAGATAAAAAAATTTCTTCATAATACAGATTCTATAAAATAACCCCGGCTATAAACGAGATTCAAACCAACAACGACCCCCTCCTGTACCCGCCTTTTCCCTATACGCAACAATTTGTTAATAATCATTTAATATTCCTTTTATTGACTTCAACAGAGGGCTATATTAGACTCTATATGTAAGATTTATCAGGTCGCAATTATCAGCCTAATTGTGTTTTAGTCGCGGGCAACGCCAGGCCAGTGTCACTGCTTCTTCTCTACAGCTTATCCAACTGAGCACTTAGCGCGATTTAAAAGGAAACAGATATGGCAAACGAATACAGCGAACTTGAACAGCTTGTAAACGATGTTACCAGTCTTGATACGGCCCGCATGACGCTGCGCTGGGCGCTTGAACGCCTGAATTCCATTGAGAAAGAGAAAGCCGACCTGAAAAAAAACCTTGCTCTGGCTGAGGATTCCTCAAAACAGATGCAAATCAAACTGGGCACGCTTGAGGAATCTTTTAAGGGCCGTTCCAAATCTCTGGGGGAAAAAGAAAACTTTTACACTAAACTGGAAGCTACCATGTCGCTTCTGGGCGAGGGAAAACTGGATATACAGCAACTTTTAAAAAAAGAGGCCCGCCTGGATCAACTGAGACAGGGGCTGGAAAACGAATATCAGGACAAATTCGAGGAACTGGACCGCAATCAGAGATCTGTTATAGAACGCTGGAATGCCCGCCTGCTGGAGGTGGAAAGTCAGTACGCAGCCAGACTTAGCGAGTCGCAGAAAAAATACGACAACTTACGTTCAGACCTTGAGGCCGACTACCAGGGGCGGCTTTTGACCCTGCAAAAAAACTTCGGCGCCCGTGAACGTGAACTGACTGAAAGGATCAACCTGCTTGAAACCTCGGTGAAAGCGGGCGAACGCAACCTTGAAGACAGGAAAAGAGAGCTTGAAACTGAATTTTTAGCTAAAAAACGGGAAGTGGATGAAAATTACAGGAAACTTAAAAATATGCTGGAGCAGGGTTTGGACGAAAAACTGCGTTCCATGGATGCCGACCACGGTGGGCAGGTTAAATCCCTGGAACTTTCCTGGAAGACGGAGCGCAGCCGCCTTCTTGAAGAGCAGCGGGTGCGCGAAGAGCAGTTCGCCTCAGCCCAGTCCCGCATAAAGGAAGTTGAGAATTTACTGGCTTCGCAACAGGAAAGCCACCACGGAGAGCTTCTAAAGATAATAAACGAAAAAGAGGCGGCTTTCCGCGCCAAGCTGGAAGCCCTTGAAAGTGAAAAAGAGGCCTACTCCCGGACGGTTACAAAAATGCAGGAACAGATCGGGGTAAAAGAGACGCAGTGGGCCCGGGAAAGGGAAAAACTGAACGCGGAATTAGGCCAACGGATTCCCTTTAGCGACTCATCCGTTCGGGAACGCGCGGCCGTACTTGAAAAGGAGTATGCCGCCAAAAAAGGCGAGCTTGACAAGGTCGTGGCCGCCGTCAGACAGGAATTCGATGGCCAGTTGAAGTCCAGACTGGCATTTGAGCGTTTGAGCCAGGAGGAAGAAAAAAACAGGGCTAAAGACTCGCTATTGTTCGGGGAAGAGGCTCTTAAGAAAGCCGATGAAAAGATAAAAGAATTGGAAGCTGCGCTTTCCGTTTCAAAAAGCGAACATAACGGGGAGTTGATGGCGAAACTCGCCGCCGGCGAGACGGCTTTCATGGAAAAAATGGCTCAGGTTGAGGCGGAGAAAAAGGCCTATAACCAGACTATAGAAAGGCTTACAGGGGAACTGAGGGCAAAAGAAGAGGCGCTGCTGGCTGAAAAAGAGAAATTTTCAAAGCAGGCCTCAGATAAAGCGTCCGTTTATCAGGCGCAGCTTTCCGAAAAAGAAGGCATTTTCGATCTTGAAAGAATGGCGTTCGATGAGAAAATATCGAAGTTGAGAGCCGAGTTTTACGATAAAGAACGTGCCCTTGTGCTGGAGCGTGAGAACCTTTCAAACGCATTTTCCAAGGTATCAGTCGAGGCCAACGCCATGGTTGAGGAGCGGGTGGCCGCTATACGCGCTCAATATGAGGAGCGCAGGGCGGCGCTTGAGAAAGAATTTGAGGCTAAATTCGCCGATCGGATGAAAACTCTTGAATCTGAGAAAGCGCGCGTAGACGAAATGGCCGCGGTAAAAGAAGGACAGCTCAACCGCGCCTATGACAAAGTAAAGGCCCTTGAAAGAGAGATGGAGACTCTAAAAGCCGAGCATTCAAACGAGAAGGCCGGACTTGCTAAATCCCAGGAAGAGAAGCTCAAAGCTCTGGCGGCGAAGTTTGATATCGAACGCGCCGGTTATGCCAAGGAATCGTCTTTAAAAGAAGCTGCTTTAAAGGAGCAACTTGAGGCGGAAAAGAAGGCCTATAACCAGATTATAGAAAGGCTTAGAGGGGAACTGAGGGCAAAAGAAGAGGCGCTGCTGGCTGAAAAAGAGAAATTTTCAAAGCAAGCCTCAGATAAGGCGTCCGTTTATCAAGCGCAACTTTCTGAAAAAGAAGGCATTTTCGATCTTGAAAGAATGGCGTTCGATGAAAAAATATCGAAGTTGAGAGCCGAGCTTTCCGATAAAGAGCGTGCCCTTGTGCTGGAGCGTGAGAACCTTGCAAACGCGTTTTCCAAAGTATCAGTTGAAACCAACGCCATGGCGGAGGAGCGTGTGGCCGCCATACGCGCTCAATATGAAGAGCGCAGGGCGGCGCTTGAGAAAGAATTTGAGGTTAAATTCTCCGATCGGGCGAGAACTCTTGAATTTGAGAAAGCGCGCGCGAAAGAGCTGGCGGCCGCCGCGCAGGATAAAATCGTTGAATTCAAGAAAGAATGGGAAGTTGAAAGAAACTTGCTTATTTCCGCTTACGGCAAAAAACTGGTTTTCATGGAACAGGAACTTATAAAGGAGCAAAACAGCAACAAAGAGGAATTGGCTGCAATACAGGCGAATGTTTTAAGGGAAAGGGAACGCATGCGGGAAGAGATTAAGAAGTGCGACCGCTATGCGGAAACCGCGGATCTTAAAATCCAGAAACTTGAAGATGCGCTGATAGCCGGCCGGCAGGATGCCTCAACGGTCCTTATGGACCAAATAGCCTCCCAGGAAGAAAAATTCAAGGGCCTGCTTGAGGAACACCGCTCAAGACAGGGCGCTTTGGAGCGGGATTACGCGGTTAAGTTCGAGACCTCCAGAAAAGAGGCCGCTTCGCGGATAAAACAGCTTGAGGAAATGCTTTCGGCCAAAGAAAACCTGATGGCTGAAAGCGATAAATTATACTCCGCCAAACAAGCCGAGCTGGATAAACGCCGCGCGGAGCTTAACCTGCGCCTCAGCCGTATTAACGAGGAGATGTCCGCACAGAAACATGTGCTGGATGAGAAAGAAAAAGAGTTGAACGAACACCGGTTGGAACTGGAAAAGGAACATGCCGCTAAAATGGCTTCGGCCGAGAAACTTAAAGCCGAACTTACCAGAACTATACTAGAATACAAGAACAGGCCGTCTGAAGGCCATAGGCCCTGAGACGGCATCTGTGTAGGTATTGGAAATGACTATGGAAAAAGAAATACTTGTGACGTGCGTGCCGGTTGAAATGCTGGAACGGCTTAAGAAGCTTGCCAAAAAGCTGTGGGATGAGAGTAATCCGGTATCCGTGCGCCTGAACGTCATTTTAGATGAGTTCGAGCAGGAAACCAGGGTTTTGGATAATTTAGCGCAGGAGTATGAGGCTGATTATTCCATGCGGCATGAATTCGCGAAAAAAGAATATGAGGAAAAAATCGCCAGGATGGGGCGCGAGACCCATGAACTTAAAACCCGACTGGCCGGCCTTAAGAAGGAAGGCGAAGCGGATCGCGCGAAGATGGCCAAACTAAACTCGGTTCTAAGGAGCAAAGAGGCGGAGATAGACGCGATAAAGATTTCAGTTTCGGAAGACGAGGGCCGGCTGAATTCAAAATTTATCATAAAAATGCAGGAGCTGTACGATAAAGTGAACAAGAAGGAGCTTGAGATACTCGCGCGCTGGGAGGAAAAAAACCGGGACCTTGAAACTAAATTGCAGACTGCCGGAAGCGAAGCCGCTGAGCGGCTAAAGCAGTTAAAACTCAGGGCTAAGGCGCTGGAAGAAGATTTTAAGATGAGAAAGGCGAAGCTGAGCAAGACTTTCGGCACGGCGAGACTGGAGCTGGACGCCAAGGAAAAGGCAATAAGCGCCAGGGAGGAAAAGCTGGGTTCATCGGAGATCAAAGCTCAGCTGTCAGATCTTGAAAAAAAATGCGATGAGTACAGAGAAAAAATAGCCGAACTGACCTCGGCTCTGAGGCGCAAAGACGAGGAGATAGACGCTTTAAAGGTTTCCGCTTTGGAAAGCGAAGGACAGTCAAATTCAAAATTTGCCGCAAAAATGCAGGAGCTTTACGATAAGGTAAATAAGAAAGACCTTGAAATGCATGCGCGCTGGGAGGAGAAAAACCGCGAACTTGAAACCAAATCACAGGCCGCCGAAAACGAATACGCAGCGCGGCTGAAACAGTTGAAACTGAGGGGGAAGCTGCTTGAAGAAGATTTTAACATGAGAAAAGCCGAGCTTATTCAAACTTCCGAACGTATGCAGATTGAACTGGACGCCGGTAAAAAGGAAATAAGTGCGAGGGAACAAAAGTTGAATTCATCCAGGAAGAAGCCCGGGTCCGAGAAATGAGGTAATAGGGGAAGTAACCGGTAAAGTAAAAGGTAAGCGGTAAATTAAAAAATTTGCGCTATCCGGTATATTGCGTTTTGCGCTATTTGCTATTATGACTGAAAACGGCGAACTGAAAGATTTGCGGGAACGCCTTAAAGGGGAGGTCCACTCCCTGGCGCTGGACTCCTCCGCCGGCTGTTTGGCGGAGGCGGGCAGTCTATAAACCTCAGTAGTTACTATGAATCCATATATTTCCGCGGCTTTAGCCGAAATGGACAAGGTGGTGATTTCAAAACTTGAATATCCCGGACCTTGGGCGCTGGACCCGGCCTCCTGTTGTTTTTTAGCCGCTTTCATCCGCGCCGCCGGTTTCCGCAAAGTGCTTGAATTCGGCTCAGGCTTTTCTTCCCTTATGATAGCCCGTGAAATAGGCGCTTTTGAGGGCAACTATCTGCTTTCCATCGACGACTCCAAATACTATTCGGACATTGCGCGGGAAAGTTTTGAAAATTCCGGCGCGCAGGCCCGCGTGGAATTCCGCGTGGCGCGGCTTAGGCCGAAATTTTACGGTTCGCGGCTGCTGCTTTCTTACCGCCTGCCTAAAGGCCTGCTTGAGGCCCTGGGGCCTTTTGACCTGGTCCTGATAGACGCGCCGTATAACGGCTGCGGGCGCGAGGCCGTTTTTTATGACGCTTTCCCGGCTGTCAGTCCCGGCGGATATATAATACTTGACGATGCCAACAGAGAAGGTATGGAAAAGGCGAATGTGCGCAGCTGGCGGACCGCTTATGGGAGCGCCATAAGGCCGGTTCTGCTTGAAGGAATAGGCAATGGCCTTAATGTGATCGAGAAATTTGAGGATACGCGCCCCGCGCCCCTTCCGCTTGCAGAGTCGTTTTTAACCTCCCTTAAAACCCTGCGCAACATGGGCCGTCTGCTGCTGAG
The sequence above is a segment of the Elusimicrobiota bacterium genome. Coding sequences within it:
- a CDS encoding class I SAM-dependent methyltransferase, with amino-acid sequence MNPYISAALAEMDKVVISKLEYPGPWALDPASCCFLAAFIRAAGFRKVLEFGSGFSSLMIAREIGAFEGNYLLSIDDSKYYSDIARESFENSGAQARVEFRVARLRPKFYGSRLLLSYRLPKGLLEALGPFDLVLIDAPYNGCGREAVFYDAFPAVSPGGYIILDDANREGMEKANVRSWRTAYGSAIRPVLLEGIGNGLNVIEKFEDTRPAPLPLAESFLTSLKTLRNMGRLLLSRGKESGKNA